In a genomic window of Cynocephalus volans isolate mCynVol1 chromosome 1, mCynVol1.pri, whole genome shotgun sequence:
- the PRELID3B gene encoding PRELI domain containing protein 3B, translating to MKIWTSEHVFDHPWETVTTAAMQKYPNPMNPSVVGVDVLDRHIDPSGKLHSHRLLSTEWGLPSIVKSLIGAARTKTYVQEHSVVDPVEKTMELKSTNISFTNMVSVDERLIYKPHPQDPEKTILTQEAIITVKGVSLSSYLEGLMASTISSNANKGREAMEWVIHKLNAEIEELTASARGSIRTPMAAAAFVEK from the exons ATGAAGATCTGGACTTCGGAGCACGTCTTTGA CCACCCATGGGAAACTGTTACAACAGCCGCGATGCAGAAATACCCAAATCCTATGAACCCAAGTGTGGTTGGAGTTGATGTGttggacagacatatagatcccTCTGGAAAGTTGCACAGCCATAGACTTCTCAGCACAGAGTGGGGACTGCCTTCCATTGTGAAGTCT CTTATTGGTGCAGCAAGAACCAAAACATATGTGCAAGAACATTCTGTAGTTGATCCTGTAGAAAAAACAATGGAACTTAAATCTACTAAT ATTTCATTTACAAATATGGTTTCAGTAGATGAGAGACTTATATACAAACCACACCCTCAGGACCCAGAAAA AACTATTTTGACTCAAGAAGCAATAATCACTGTGAAAGGAGTCAGCCTCAGCAGTTACCTTGAAGGACTGATGGCAAGTACGATATCTTCAAATGCTAATAAA GGCCGAGAAGCAATGGAATGGgtaatacataaattaaatgCAGAGATTGAAGAATTGACAGCTTCAGCAAGAGGAAGTATAAGGACACCTATGGCGGCAGCGGCATTTGTAGAGAAATAA